A genomic region of Anas acuta chromosome 1, bAnaAcu1.1, whole genome shotgun sequence contains the following coding sequences:
- the P2RY8 gene encoding P2Y purinoceptor 8, translating into MVENGSHLDNETLAMLQNRAISVTLPVVYTLVAIISIPGNLFSLWVLCLHIKPKTPSVIFMINLSITDLMLAFCFPFQISYHIQSNHWIFGKTLCSLVTVMFYSNMYSSILTMTCISIERYMGVVYPMKLVKWRRKRYAFGACMIMWLFLLLAFYPLESTDLTYEVKELGIITCFDVLKWDMLPNFAAWVAFLLTLFVVLFLIPFIVTVGCYIGIIRKLIQTSNRYGNRQKTRSIYLAIIVLSVFVTCFAPNNFILLAHMIVRLFYKRSLYPAYKLTLCLSCLNNCIDPFIYYFASKEFYQKLMQVFRPKVPLSDSLETRRESLFSGRTMSARSMSSGPMDGLEGATVYLQRQESVF; encoded by the coding sequence ATGGTTGAAAACGGATCCCACCTGGACAATGAAACACTTGCAATGCTCCAGAACAGAGCTATTTCCGTCACCCTCCCAGTGGTGTATACACTGGTGGCTATCATCAGTATCCCTGGCAACTTGTTCTCCCTTTGGGTGCTCTGCTTACATATCAAACCCAAAACGCCTTCTGTTATCTTCATGATCAACCTGAGCATCACAGATCTCATGCTGGCCTTCTGCTTTCCCTTCCAAATATCTTATCACATCCAGAGCAATCACTGGATCTTTGGCAAGACTCTTTGCAGCCTTGTGACTGTGATGTTCTACTCCAACATGTATTCTTCCATACTGACCATGACCTGCATCAGCATTGAGCGGTACATGGGTGTGGTATATCCCATGAAGTTGGTCaagtggagaagaaaaagatatgCCTTCGGTGCCTGTATGATAATGTGGCTTTTCTTGCTACTAGCTTTCTATCCACTGGAAAGCACAGATCTGACTTATGAAGTGAAAGAACTGGGGATTATAACCTGTTTTGACGTTCTCAAGTGGGATATGCTGCCCAACTTCGCAGCCTGGGTGGCCTTTCTCCTCACACTATTTGTTGTGCTCTTCCTGATCCCTTTCATTGTAACAGTTGGATGCTACATCGGCATCATTCGGAAGCTTATTCAGACATCAAACAGATACGGTAACAGGCAGAAGACTAGATCCATATACCTGGCGATTATAGTCCTTTCGGTGTTTGTCACTTGCTTCGCCCCCAATAACTTTATCCTACTTGCGCATATGATCGTCCGCCTGTTTTACAAGAGGAGTTTGTACCCTGCCTACAAGCTCACCTTGTGCCTCAGTTGCCTCAACAACTGCATAGATCCCTTCATTTACTACTTTGCCTCTAAAGAATTTTACCAGAAATTGATGCAAGTGTTTCGCCCTAAAGTACCGCTCAGTGACAGCTTGGAAACCAGAAGGGAAAGCTTATTTTCTGGCAGGACCATGTCAGCCAGGTCGATGTCAAGTGGACCTATGGATGGGTTAGAGGGAGCAACGGTCTATTTGCAAAGGCAGGAAAGTGTTTTCTAG